CTCACGCCCGAGGCGCGGGAGCGGCTCGGACGCATCGAGCTCGCGTATCCCGACCTCGCGGACAACCTGGAGAACCAGCTCATCGCGCTGGCCCAGAGCGGGCGCGTACAGAAGGCGATCGACGACGCCACGCTAAAGCAGATCCTCGAGCGCGTGATGCCCAAGAAGCGCGAGATCAAGATTGAGAGGCGCTGACCGTGGCGAAGAACAAGCCGTACGCGAAGAAGCTCCGGCTCCTGCGCCGCGTGAAGTCGAACCGGCGCGTGCCGGCGTGGGTCATGCAGAGAACCAAGCGCGAGTTCACGCGGCACCCGAAGAAGCGCAGCTGGCGCCGCAACAAACTGAAGATGTGAGGCCATGGCGGGAGAAGAAGAGGAACGGATCCTGGTGATCCCCCTGCGCGCGGCCTGGGCGGCCTCCCGGACGGACCGCGCGCCCCGGGCGATCAAGGCGATCCGGCAGTACGTGAAGCGCCACCTGAAACCCGACCGGATCTTCATTGACGACGTGCTCAACGAGTTCATCTGGGCCCGCGGCCGCGAGCATCCGCCGCGCTCGGTCCGGGTCAAGGCAATCAAGTTCGAGGACGGTTCCGCCGTCGTTTCCCTGCCGGAGGACTGAGGGACCCGATTGCTGCGTCGCCTTGAGGTCAATGGCAACCCTTTCATCGGAGTGTTCTGCGCCGCGAGCGAGGACCTCCTGCTCCTGGATCCCGCCACGCCCAAGCCCGCGGTGCATTCGATCGGCGAGGCGCTCGGGGTCCGGCCGATCCCGACCACGGTGGCCGGCTCCACGGTCGTCGGCAGCCTGGTCGCGATGAACTCGAATGGCATCCTCACGTCTCCCTTCATCGAGGAGAGCGAGGCCGAGACGATCGGGACGCCCGTGTACCCGCTTCCCCACCGCTTGAGTGCGGTGTGCAACAACGTGCTCTGCAACGACCACGGTGCGGTGGTCCATCCGGGCTACGACGACGATGCCCTCGAGGTGATTTCCGGGGCCCTGGGGGTCCCTGCGACCCGAGGCACGATCGCGGGCGTACGGACCGTGGGCGCGGTGGCCGTCGCGACGAACAAGGGTGTCCTCTGCCACCCCCATGCGCGGCCCGGGGAAATGGAGGTCCTGAAGGAGATCCTGCACGTGCCCGTCGCGATCACGACGGCCAACTACGGTTCCGCGCTCGTGGGCGCATGCATGGTCGCGAACTCCAAAGGGGCCGTCGTGGGCTCCAAGACCACGCCCATCGAGCTGGGGCGGATCGAGGAGGGTCTGGGCTACTACTGAGTGCTCGGCCATTTCAGAACCGTTGCAGAAGTTACATATAGCCTCGGGCGACTTTGGAAATCGTCCGATGAAGACTTTGGTCTTGTGTGTGGACCGGGATGACGACATCGGGGTCAAGACCGGGATCAAGGGCCCCCTGATCGGCCGGGAGGACAACCTCTCCACGGCCATGAAGCTCGGCCTCGCGGATCCTGAGGACTCCGACCTCAACGCGATGCTCTCCGCGGTCAACATGTTCGACGGCCTCGTCAAGGAGGGCGCCGACGTGGAGATCGCCACGATCTGCGGGGACGTCCGCGTAGGTGCGACCTCGGACACCATCCTGACCCAGCAGCTGGACCGCGTCCTCGAGGAGGTGCGCCCGGACCGGGTGTTCCTGGTCTCCGACGGGGCCGAGGACGAGGCGTTCGCGCCCATTCTGAGCTCCCGGATCCGAATCGACCACGTGCGTCGGGTATTCGTCCGGCAGACCCCGGGCGCGGAATCCCTGTACTACGTGTTCTCGAAGCAGATGCGGAACCCCAAGGTCCGCCGCAAGGTCATCGCGCCCCTAGGCCTCGTTCTCTTCCTGTTCGGGCTCATCGACTTCTTCGACCCGTACGCCGCACCCGCCTTGGTCCTGATCTTCGCGGGCGTGTACCTGATCCTGATCTCATTGCCGTTCAACAGCGTCCGCGACGTGTACCGCGCCATGGGCGACTACTACGAAGGCGTGCGGGCGAACGCGGCCTCGGGAGACGTCTCCATCTTCTTCACCGCGGGCGCGATCTTCCTCGTCATCGCGGGGGTCGCCTTCGGGTTCGACCTGGCGCGCAAGACGCCGGGCACGGACCTTCTGCTCCAGACCCTCTCCTTCATCCTGGGGGCCGTCTGGTGGTGCGTGCTCGCGGCGCTCGTGTTCGAGGGAGGAAAGACGCTCACGGCGTACTTCAAGCACGGCCGCGTGCCGCGGCACGTGATCGCGGTCGCGGGAACCTTCGTCGCCCTGGGGCTCATCGTCCTCGCCTCCATCCAGGGCCTCCAGGTCATCGTGGGCGAGGCCACCTCGCCCCTTTCCCTCGTCCTCATCTACCTGAGCATCGCCCTCGCGGTGCTGCTCGTCGTCGCGACGGGCCTCTCGTACCGGACGCGCGCGGAGCAGCCCATGGAGGACGGCTGGCGGCACTGAGCGACGAGGTCCCCACCCATGGAGTTCGAGGACTGGGAGCCCTTCTACGTTCAGATCGTCGAAGACCTCGGGCTCTCGCCCGCGGAGGACGAGGCCGTGGCGGCCGAACTCGACCGGCTCCTCGGTGGAAAGCGCGTGCCTCCGGGCGAGTTGCGGGCGCTCTTCAGGGGCAAAACCGTAACCGTCGCGGGGAACGGGCCCACCCTGGCGTCCGAGATGGACCGTGTGGAGGGCGTCCTGGTGACCGCGGACGAGGCCACCTCCGTCGCGCTGGCCCAGGACCACCTCCCCGATGTGCTCGTCACGGACCTCGACGGGAACGTCCCGGACCAGGTGCGCGCGAACGCCCAGGGGGCCGTGGCCGTCATCCTGGGGCACGGTGACAACGGACCCGCGATCCGCAGGTGGGCACCGCGGTTTCACGGCCGCACCGTGGCGACCACGCAGTCGCGGCCCACCGGCCGCCTCTTCGACTTCGGCGGCTTCACGGACGGAGACCGGGCCGTGTGCCTCGCGGATCACTTCGGCGCCAAGGAGATCCGTCTCCTGGGGTGGGACTTCGAGCATCCCAGCGTCAAGGACGAGGACCCGGAGCGGAAGCGGCGCAAGCTGGACTGGGCCTACATCCTCCTGCAGAACCTGGATCGGCCCGAGTTCGAGCTGTGATCAGAACTTGGGCTGGGCCTTCAGGTAGCGCCAGCTCAGGACCGGGTCGCGGGCCGCCTGGACCTCGTCCACCCGGGAGACCGCGGTGTTGTGGGGCGCGGAGTGCAGGAGCGCAGGATCTTCCTTCGTAATCTGGATGAGGGTGTCGGCGAACGCGTCGAGGGTCGCGCGGGTCTCCGTTTCCGTGGGCTCGATCATGAGCGCCTCCTCGACGAGGTGGGGGAAGTACACCGTGGGCGGGTGGTAGCCGAAGTCCATGAGCCGCTTCGCCACGTCCGTGGTCTTGACGCCCTTGGCCGCGAGCTTGGCCCCGCTCGCGACGAACTCGTGCTTGCGGAGGCCGCTGAAGGGCACCTCGAGGGCTCCCTGGACCCGATGCTTCACGTAGTTCGCATTCAGGACCGCACGCTCCGAGGCGCGGGTGAGCCCGTCCCCTCCCTGCCGCAGGATGTATGCGTACGCGCGGACCAGGAGGGCGAAGTTCCCGTACCAGGCGCGGACCATGCCGATGGATTTGGGGCGGTGGTAGTCCAGGTGGTACATGGAGCTGTCGAAGGTGACCACGGGCACGGGGAGGAACGGTTCCAGGGGCGCCTTGACACCGACGGGACCCGCGCCCGGGCCGCCGCCGCCGTGCGGGGTCGTGAACGTCTTGTGGAGGTTGAAGTGGACGATGTCGAAGTTCATGAGCCCCGGCGAGGTCTTCCCCATGATCGCGTTCAGGTTCGCGCCGTCGTAGTAGAGGAGCCCGCCCACTTGGTGGACGATGTCCGCCACGTCGATGATGTGGTCCTCGAAGATCCCCAGCGTGTTCGGATTCGTGATCATGAAGGCGAGGGTCTTGTCCCCGACCGCGCGCTTGAGCGCGCTCAGGTCGACCCGGCCGTCCACGGAAGCGATCTCCACGATGTCGAAGCCCGCCATGCCCGCGCTCGCAAAGTTCGTCCCGTGCGCTGTGTCGGGAACGATGATCTGCTGGCGGTGCTCCCCCTTGTCGTGGTTGTACGCCTGGGCGAGGAGCAACCCGGTGAACTCCCCTTGGGCGCCCGCGGCCGGCTGGAGCGTGACCGCGTCCATCCCCGCGATCGTGGCAAGGGACTGCTGGAGCTCGTGCATCAGGCGGAGGGCTCCCTGGATCGTGGATTCGTCCTGGTCCGGGTGCACGCGGGCAACCGTGGGCAGGGAGGCGAGCTCCTCCGCGTACTTCGGGTTGAACTTCATCGTGCAGGATCCGAGCGGATAGAAGCCCGTGTCGATCGAGAAATTCATCTGGGATAGTCGGGTGTAGTGCCGGACCACCTCGTGCTCGGGGAGGTTCGGCAGGCTGAGCCGGTCCCTCTAGAGACCCGGAGGCACGAGGCCCGTGAGGTCGACGGGTTCCGCGTCCGCGGACGGTTGCTCGAAGAGGAGCGGCTCCTCGTAGAACGCCTGGCGGAACTTCATCGGATCGACCTCAACGCCTCGACGAGGCGGTCCAGGTCGTGCTTCGTGTGCCGCTCTGTGACCGCGAAG
The nucleotide sequence above comes from Thermoplasmata archaeon. Encoded proteins:
- a CDS encoding DNA-binding protein, with translation MDDDELDAIRRRKLMELQQAQDQAAAQQQMRDQAQAQRQLILRQILTPEARERLGRIELAYPDLADNLENQLIALAQSGRVQKAIDDATLKQILERVMPKKREIKIERR
- the gcvPB gene encoding aminomethyl-transferring glycine dehydrogenase subunit GcvPB, producing MPNLPEHEVVRHYTRLSQMNFSIDTGFYPLGSCTMKFNPKYAEELASLPTVARVHPDQDESTIQGALRLMHELQQSLATIAGMDAVTLQPAAGAQGEFTGLLLAQAYNHDKGEHRQQIIVPDTAHGTNFASAGMAGFDIVEIASVDGRVDLSALKRAVGDKTLAFMITNPNTLGIFEDHIIDVADIVHQVGGLLYYDGANLNAIMGKTSPGLMNFDIVHFNLHKTFTTPHGGGGPGAGPVGVKAPLEPFLPVPVVTFDSSMYHLDYHRPKSIGMVRAWYGNFALLVRAYAYILRQGGDGLTRASERAVLNANYVKHRVQGALEVPFSGLRKHEFVASGAKLAAKGVKTTDVAKRLMDFGYHPPTVYFPHLVEEALMIEPTETETRATLDAFADTLIQITKEDPALLHSAPHNTAVSRVDEVQAARDPVLSWRYLKAQPKF
- a CDS encoding 50S ribosomal protein L39e → MAKNKPYAKKLRLLRRVKSNRRVPAWVMQRTKREFTRHPKKRSWRRNKLKM
- a CDS encoding 6-hydroxymethylpterin diphosphokinase MptE-like protein, whose protein sequence is MEFEDWEPFYVQIVEDLGLSPAEDEAVAAELDRLLGGKRVPPGELRALFRGKTVTVAGNGPTLASEMDRVEGVLVTADEATSVALAQDHLPDVLVTDLDGNVPDQVRANAQGAVAVILGHGDNGPAIRRWAPRFHGRTVATTQSRPTGRLFDFGGFTDGDRAVCLADHFGAKEIRLLGWDFEHPSVKDEDPERKRRKLDWAYILLQNLDRPEFEL
- a CDS encoding 50S ribosomal protein L31e, whose product is MAGEEEERILVIPLRAAWAASRTDRAPRAIKAIRQYVKRHLKPDRIFIDDVLNEFIWARGREHPPRSVRVKAIKFEDGSAVVSLPED
- a CDS encoding DUF373 family protein — translated: MKTLVLCVDRDDDIGVKTGIKGPLIGREDNLSTAMKLGLADPEDSDLNAMLSAVNMFDGLVKEGADVEIATICGDVRVGATSDTILTQQLDRVLEEVRPDRVFLVSDGAEDEAFAPILSSRIRIDHVRRVFVRQTPGAESLYYVFSKQMRNPKVRRKVIAPLGLVLFLFGLIDFFDPYAAPALVLIFAGVYLILISLPFNSVRDVYRAMGDYYEGVRANAASGDVSIFFTAGAIFLVIAGVAFGFDLARKTPGTDLLLQTLSFILGAVWWCVLAALVFEGGKTLTAYFKHGRVPRHVIAVAGTFVALGLIVLASIQGLQVIVGEATSPLSLVLIYLSIALAVLLVVATGLSYRTRAEQPMEDGWRH
- a CDS encoding translation initiation factor IF-6; this encodes MLRRLEVNGNPFIGVFCAASEDLLLLDPATPKPAVHSIGEALGVRPIPTTVAGSTVVGSLVAMNSNGILTSPFIEESEAETIGTPVYPLPHRLSAVCNNVLCNDHGAVVHPGYDDDALEVISGALGVPATRGTIAGVRTVGAVAVATNKGVLCHPHARPGEMEVLKEILHVPVAITTANYGSALVGACMVANSKGAVVGSKTTPIELGRIEEGLGYY